A window of Ananas comosus cultivar F153 linkage group 4, ASM154086v1, whole genome shotgun sequence contains these coding sequences:
- the LOC109709335 gene encoding uncharacterized protein LOC109709335 isoform X1 → MASLTLKHLFFAAALLCIACSRCRAQDAVQIVASAALCFDNRTVINGCLQSMGINLNGTANATNANTSNHTTGAPPAPTGLIPFKKNITASTSTSNATAGLCNGPCFGQMMLIMNCVNGIMANFQGYNPGLMQGVMAIFQMSCGVGSGNNSSGGSQSDGGSGAGSLAAAHAGNMTIAPNNGNELIIPKLITSWIPIFLATLWLQWSK, encoded by the exons atggcTTCTCTCACTCTAAAGCATTTATTCTTTGCAGCTGCTCTACTTTGCATTGCTTGTTCCCGTTGTAGAG CACAAGATGCAGTTCAGATTGTAGCCAGCGCAGCTCTTTGCTTTGACAATCGTACA GTGATCAATGGGTGCCTCCAATCAATGGGAATAAACTTGAATGGAACTGCAAATGCAACTAATGCCAATACTAGTAACCACACTACTGGTGCTCCTCCTGCTCCCACTGGGCTAATCCCTTTCAAGAAAAACATTACGGCGTCTACTTCGACATCTAATGCGACCGCGGGATTATGCAATGGGCCATGCTTTGGGCAAATGATGCTGATCATGAACTGCGTAAACGGGATTATGGCCAATTTTCAAGGGTACAACCCAGGGCTCATGCAAGGAGTTATGGCCATATTTCAAATGTCATGTGGTGTTGGTAGTGGGAATAACAGCAGTGGTGGCTCTCAATCGGATGGCGGCAGTGGAG CAGGTTCACTTGCTGCGGCTCATGCCGGAAACATGACGATTGCACCGAACAATGGGAACGAACTCATTATTCCTAAACTCATTACATCATGGATACCAATATTTTTGGCTACTCTTTGGCTACAATGGAGCAAGTAA
- the LOC109709335 gene encoding uncharacterized protein LOC109709335 isoform X2, with protein MASLTLKHLFFAAALLCIACSRCRAQDAVQIVASAALCFDNRTVINGCLQSMGINLNGTANATNANTSNHTTGAPPAPTGLIPFKKNITASTSTSNATAGLCNGPCFGQMMLIMNCVNGIMANFQGYNPGLMQGVMAIFQMSCGVGSGNNSSGGSQSDGGSGGSLAAAHAGNMTIAPNNGNELIIPKLITSWIPIFLATLWLQWSK; from the exons atggcTTCTCTCACTCTAAAGCATTTATTCTTTGCAGCTGCTCTACTTTGCATTGCTTGTTCCCGTTGTAGAG CACAAGATGCAGTTCAGATTGTAGCCAGCGCAGCTCTTTGCTTTGACAATCGTACA GTGATCAATGGGTGCCTCCAATCAATGGGAATAAACTTGAATGGAACTGCAAATGCAACTAATGCCAATACTAGTAACCACACTACTGGTGCTCCTCCTGCTCCCACTGGGCTAATCCCTTTCAAGAAAAACATTACGGCGTCTACTTCGACATCTAATGCGACCGCGGGATTATGCAATGGGCCATGCTTTGGGCAAATGATGCTGATCATGAACTGCGTAAACGGGATTATGGCCAATTTTCAAGGGTACAACCCAGGGCTCATGCAAGGAGTTATGGCCATATTTCAAATGTCATGTGGTGTTGGTAGTGGGAATAACAGCAGTGGTGGCTCTCAATCGGATGGCGGCAGTGGAG GTTCACTTGCTGCGGCTCATGCCGGAAACATGACGATTGCACCGAACAATGGGAACGAACTCATTATTCCTAAACTCATTACATCATGGATACCAATATTTTTGGCTACTCTTTGGCTACAATGGAGCAAGTAA